Genomic window (Lutra lutra chromosome 2, mLutLut1.2, whole genome shotgun sequence):
GGGATGGGGACCTGATGTGATTAGGAGTTTAAGCAACATTGGGATTTTACTGAGTAACTCTGGATTGTTTTGGCTGTCAGCCTGCAGGAATTTCTATTTCAGGCCCCAGGACATGACTATATGCTTAAAGATGGTTTAAAAGCTcttttctcggggcacctgggtggctcagtgggttaaaacctctgccttcagctcaggtcatgatctcagggtcctgggatcgagccccacatcgggctctctgctcggcagggagcctgcttccccctctctctctgcctgcttctccgactacttgtgatctctgtctctgtcaggtgaataaataaaatctttaaaaaaaaaaaaaaaaaaaagctcttttctcTAGTTAAATCTTAAATTATCACAACTTGCCAACAGAAGTCCCTTTTCTAACAGGAAGAAGTGACAGCTCCCACATCTAGGCTCTGTCTTAAGGCATTAGGGACATCCATGATCAATTTAACACACTTATAGTGTCAGTGGCATTTATAAGGAAATCCAGTGTAAGGAGTCACTTGACGGAGAATTTGCAACACTTTTTcacaggcaaaaataaataaataaataaataaataaataaataaaaattgctgGATTATCAAAAGGAAGCTCTACTGGGAAAACACTTTTTAAGCCCTACGTGGCaatgcagattcctgggatcTCTTAGCTAGGGAAAGGAGCGTACAATCCTCAACCAGAAGAAAGTTGGAGCAGCTGAGCTTTAAGGGGAGGATTCTCTCCAAGAGCTTTTCAATCTGCCCTCCCtgaaaccaggaagagggctgggggaggatggCTCTGACTGTCCACGAATGAGGCTTCCCTACATTTGGACACCTGTGTGGTGTGAGCTGGTGTTACTCTGCCCTCGGGATTCGAGTTCTGCACAAGTTTGGATCAGAAAGAAGACCTGCCTCCTGTTAGGTTGACCAATGGGCACTAATCACAGGGGCAAACTGGTTTGTGGGGCTTGCAGGTGAAAGCAAAGTTCAAGGCTTCTGGCTTGAATTATATGTGTCCCTACCCCCGATCTACTGCTCCAGCAAGATGGGGAGAGAAGAGTGCTGGGAATTGGAATCCAAGAAACGAGCAACTGCCATTTTATCAATGAGCAGCTGCCATTTTAAGCTGCCTTGTTCCCAGGTTTTCTGGCTTGTTCTAAGACCATGACAAGGGACACTTGTGTTTTGTGCTCCCGAGGAAATTTTTTACCCTTTCCACCAACTCTTGGAACCAGTGATCAGCGGTACCTTGTGGCTGCTGACTGCTGGTGTAGCAAAAGGCTTGAGGAGGGAGAAGACAGTCTGGGCCAGAGAAGATACAGAAGGGCCTCCCAGTTTTCTGTGTCTTCTGCCACCCCTCCTCACCAGTCCAACTCGGTCACAGATTGAGCAATAGGTTAACCACTGATGACACCCATTGGAAAAACCCACCACTGGAAAGTTTGACTTGAACATGATCCGAGGTAGAAGAGCCCCTTAAGTTCTAGAGAAAGTGGCTCAGGAGGCCATAGTCTTTGCCTGACCTCTGGCTGCCTGTAAGAAGGGGAATGCACGTGTCAATGAAGGAGCCCGAGGAAATCTTGGGGTCACTTCAAAGACAGCGTTGGGGTTTCAGCTGAGTGGATGCAGGCTATCTCTGGTTTATACTGACCTGTACCAGGTTTAATGGCAACGGGATTGACAGCAGAGATTTCCAAATTCGGCACAAGCTCAAAtcctttttcttgttgctttcctttcccttcatgATATCGGCTATATATACCACGGCCAGCTGAATATCCCCCAAGGTAGGAacccctgggccctggggctctGTTGCCAGCTGCACCTCGACCCCGGCCTCTTATGCTGCCTGCTTGGaataacaacacaaaaaaatggtGAGCATCCAACAGCTGATGGTACAAGAGGCAGATCTTAACTCAAGATTCTCGGCGTTCCAGTGATTGCCCTGAGTCAAGTTGGAGGTGGTGTGTAAGCTGCTCTAGAATGAGCTGGTAAGAGGCTTCCAACATTCTATTCCATCCTAGATTCTTATCCTAAGCACTTACACTCATGCAAGAGATGAAGTTACATGGCAAGTTCCTAGGACTGTGACTGCAACTTCAATAAAGAACAACATTCCCCAGCTGCAAAGATGTTATATCTGGAAGGGGATCTGCTGGTTCACCTTCCTCATCGTGTGGGTGAGAAAACTGGCGGAGGGAGGGTCAAGGACTGAtgaaagtcacacagccagtcaaTCTGATGACAGCAGGACTCGGAACCTAGGTATTGGTTTCCCGGTGTAATGCCTGGTTTCACTCTACCCTAGCGAGTAAGTTAACTACCACCACCACGCCAACAACATCCTAAAGATGAATTTCACAAGGAGGCTTTAACCTAAGTACCCAGACACTGGCGGACTAGCCCCAGATAGGGTAGGTCCTGCAAAGGTAGTGTGCAAGAAAATGCTTGCATGCCCCCGTGATTTTAGGGCTCATCCCATACAGAGGAACAACCTGCGTATCCCCCAATGCTATGGAAGCAAATGCTCTACGTACCTGTGAAGAACAGACCCCAGAACGTACACCCAAAGGAGGGTGGGTGAGTAGCGGGGAGGAGCCCATCTAGCAGCTCAGCAAATTATAGCCACAACACCCCTGACGCTGCCTGGGCCATGCGGCTCTCGGCCCCCTTTCCCCCCACCGCAGAAGAGCCCCCACTAACCTTTCACAAAGTAGTCTCTGTTGGGCCCGATGAGCGCGTTGTAGGGGTAGCCGTAGTAAGCCAGCGTATAGGGGTCGCACGAGTACACGTAGCTGGGCTGCTGCACAGCCGCCTCTGCCACGCCGCCGCCCTTGGCCGCCTTCTGGTAGCGGGAGTACTGCTCCTTGTCCACAGGCTTGGCCAGCGTCACCTCGAGGCACGAGCCCTCCAGCTCCGTGCCGTTGAGGTTGTTCATGGCGTGCACGGCATCCTCGCGGCTAACGAAGTGCACGAAGGCGTAGTCGCGGATCTTCTTGACGCGCTCCACGCAGCCGGGGTTGAACTGGCCGAAGCTCTTCTTGATGGTGTCCTCCGTGGTCTCGATCATGAGGTTGCGCACGTAGAGGATCTTGACGGTCTCCATCACGTCCTCGTCCACGTCGATCTCAGGCTCAGCCCAGTCCACGGCGATCTGGTGGCCCCAGAGCTGGATGCGGCCGGGCATGAGCTTGCGGCGCGCCATGGCGGCAGCGCGGTGGCTCTCGTACTCGACGAAGGCGAAGCCGCGGTTCTTCATCTTGTCGGCCGCGCTGGCGTAGACGATCACGTCCAGCACGCCCTCGGTGACCTTGGCGATCTCCTCCAGGATCTCCTCGCGCTTCTTCATCTTGGGGATGCCGCCGATGAAGAGGCGGCAGTTGTCCACGCTGCAGCACACGCCGAGCAGGCGGCCCGGGCGGATCTCGTAGTTGTTGAGCTCGCGCACGGCGCGCTTGGCCTCGCTCTTGTGGCAGTACATGACGAAGGCGTAGCCGCGGTTCTTGCCGTCGAAGTCCATCATGAGGCGCAGCTCGTAGATGCGGCCCACCGCCTCG
Coding sequences:
- the RBM47 gene encoding RNA-binding protein 47 isoform X2; translation: MTAEDSTAAMSSDSATASSAKVPEGVAGAPNEAALLALMERTGYSMVQENGQRKYGGPPPGWEGPHPQRGCEVFVGKIPRDVYEDELVPVFEAVGRIYELRLMMDFDGKNRGYAFVMYCHKSEAKRAVRELNNYEIRPGRLLGVCCSVDNCRLFIGGIPKMKKREEILEEIAKVTEGVLDVIVYASAADKMKNRGFAFVEYESHRAAAMARRKLMPGRIQLWGHQIAVDWAEPEIDVDEDVMETVKILYVRNLMIETTEDTIKKSFGQFNPGCVERVKKIRDYAFVHFVSREDAVHAMNNLNGTELEGSCLEVTLAKPVDKEQYSRYQKAAKGGGVAEAAVQQPSYVYSCDPYTLAYYGYPYNALIGPNRDYFVKGSIRGRGRGAAGNRAPGPRGSYLGGYSAGRGIYSRYHEGKGKQQEKGFELVPNLEISAVNPVAIKPGTVAIPAIGAQYSMFQAAPAPKMIEDGKIHTMEHMISPIAVQPDPASAAAAAAAAAAAAAVIPTVSTPPPFQGRPITPVYTVAPNVQRIPTAGIYGASYVPFAAPATATIATLQKNAAAAVYGGYAGYIPQAFPAAAIPVPIHDVYQTY
- the RBM47 gene encoding RNA-binding protein 47 isoform X1 gives rise to the protein MTAEDSTAAMSSDSATASSAKVPEGVAGAPNEAALLALMERTGYSMVQENGQRKYGGPPPGWEGPHPQRGCEVFVGKIPRDVYEDELVPVFEAVGRIYELRLMMDFDGKNRGYAFVMYCHKSEAKRAVRELNNYEIRPGRLLGVCCSVDNCRLFIGGIPKMKKREEILEEIAKVTEGVLDVIVYASAADKMKNRGFAFVEYESHRAAAMARRKLMPGRIQLWGHQIAVDWAEPEIDVDEDVMETVKILYVRNLMIETTEDTIKKSFGQFNPGCVERVKKIRDYAFVHFVSREDAVHAMNNLNGTELEGSCLEVTLAKPVDKEQYSRYQKAAKGGGVAEAAVQQPSYVYSCDPYTLAYYGYPYNALIGPNRDYFVKAGSIRGRGRGAAGNRAPGPRGSYLGGYSAGRGIYSRYHEGKGKQQEKGFELVPNLEISAVNPVAIKPGTVAIPAIGAQYSMFQAAPAPKMIEDGKIHTMEHMISPIAVQPDPASAAAAAAAAAAAAAVIPTVSTPPPFQGRPITPVYTVAPNVQRIPTAGIYGASYVPFAAPATATIATLQKNAAAAVYGGYAGYIPQAFPAAAIPVPIHDVYQTY